From Coffea arabica cultivar ET-39 chromosome 10e, Coffea Arabica ET-39 HiFi, whole genome shotgun sequence, one genomic window encodes:
- the LOC113712557 gene encoding probable LRR receptor-like serine/threonine-protein kinase At2g16250, giving the protein MLQTLASSFLVPRVMDGQFKVALFSLLLFNFMQTEQVLASSGSERWALLELRASLGIRARYWPKKVEPCLNWTGIECLDGRVTGISLSGIRRTRVGKRNPQFAIYPLSNLTSLSSFNASGFLLPGPIPEWLGQRLATLQVLDLRSCSIYGSIPDTLGSLFRLNSLYLSENTITGTIPATLGKLNSLSVLDLSKNLLTGPIPSAISALRNLSSLDLSSNFLSGAIPTEIGSLSSLKFLRLHNNSFSSSVPAQLGNLSALEELDLGYNFLSGPLPEDLGRISSLQKLLIGNNELEGALPARILLDQKFVEFVVLRNNKFDGKFPDVLRSVPHLLFLDISENNFTGELPNLTAFSDNAGTNFNFSNNLFYGNVPFEIGGNVSLDLSNNFLKGLAPTTTKSSVNLSTNCFQSLPDQRSIMDCQQFYAKRGLHFDGNNVPESPEPPISKHSKKKNKLTFILVGTFGGLGCILILGVALAYVLKVCNKRTGNGRGTAEVRHVSVKDSRPPPQIPLCFSGLGEEFTYEQVLHATNNFSETNLIKHGHSGDIFRGTLEGGNLVAIKRVDLQVLKKGRCTSELDLFDKINHPRLVQLIGHCLELENEKILVYKYMPNGDLSNSFYRVNHLDDDCLQSLDWITRLKIAIGAAEALSYLHHECNPPLVHRDIQASSILLDDQYDVRLGSLSEVCAQGVENSQQRISRMFWMAQTPDKGPSGPSASCAYDVYCFGKLLLGLVSGKLDICNFEDEGSTNEWLESNLSYISIHEKEQVGKIIDQSLIIDDDLLEEVWAVAIVAKSCLNPKPSRRPLMRHILRALENPFKIVREENFSSGRLRTTSSRSYWTTAFFGSWHHSSSESASFPGQTRREGASDLKQTGRAGSHGSGMNEYSSSHKRSSSEIFPEPVDIQDLEKQDEN; this is encoded by the exons ATGCTACAGACCTTAGCAAGTTCATTTTTGGTTCCAAGGGTCATGGACGGTCAATTCAAGGTTGCATTGTTTTCCCTCTTGCTTTTCAACTTTATGCAGACGGAGCAGGTTCTAGCAAGCTCCGGCTCGGAAAGATGGGCTTTGCTGGAGCTCAGGGCATCCCTTGGTATTAGAGCTCGATACTGGCCCAAAAAGGTCGAGCCTTGCTTAAACTGGACAGGGATTGAATGCCTAGATGGGAGGGTGACAGGAATAAGCTTATCTGGGATAAGGAGAACTCGGGTTGGAAAGCGAAATCCACAGTTTGCTATTTATCCTTTAAGCAATTTGACCTCATTATCTTCCTTCAATGCTTCAGGGTTTCTACTTCCCGGGCCAATTCCAGAATGGCTAGGCCAAAGACTAGCTACATTACAGGTGCTTGATCTCAGGTCTTGTTCAATTTATGGATCAATTCCTGACACATTGGGAAGTTTGTTTAGGCTTAATTCTTTGTATTTGTCTGAAAATACGATTACTGGGACAATTCCAGCTACATTGGGGAAGCTGAATTCCTTGTCAGTTCTTGatctttcaaaaaatttattaacaGGGCCAATTCCTAGCGCTATTTCAGCTCTTAGGAACCTTAGTAGTCTTGATTTGTCTTCAAACTTCCTTTCTGGGGCGATTCCTACTGAGATTGGTTCACTTTCTAGTCTTAAGTTCTTAAGGTTACACAACAATAGTTTCAGCTCTTCTGTTCCTGCTCAGCTGGGTAATCTTTCTGCCTTGGAGGAGCTTGATCTTGGTTACAATTTTTTGTCGGGGCCATTGCCTGAGGATTTAGGACGCATAAGTAGTTTACAGAAGTTGTTAATTGGGAATAATGAGCTAGAAGGTGCTCTGCCAGCTAGAATACTTTTGGATCAAAAATTTGTGGAATTTGTAGTTCTCAGGAACAACAAATTTGATGGTAAATTTCCTGATGTCTTGCGGTCAGTGCCGCATTTACTGTTTCTAGATATCTCTGAGAATAACTTCACAGGTGAATTGCCAAACCTTACTGCTTTCTCTGATAATGCCGGCACCAACTTCAATTTCTCAAACAATTTGTTCTACGGAAATGTACCCTTCGAAATTGGCGGAAATGTCTCACTTGATCTATCGAATAACTTCTTGAAAGGATTGGCTCCTACTACTACGAAAAGCAGTGTCAATCTCAGCACCAATTGCTTTCAGAGCCTGCCAGATCAGAGGAGTATAATGGACTGCCAACAATTTTATGCCAAGAGAGGCCTTCATTTTGATGGCAACAATGTTCCCGAGTCACCAGAACCTCCAATTTCGAAACattcaaagaagaaaaacaaacttACCTTTATATTGGTGGGAACTTTTGGTGGACTTGGCTGCATTTTGATTTTAGGGGTAGCATTAGCATATGTGCTAAAAGTATGTAACAAACGAACTGGAAATGGAAGAGGAACAGCAGAAGTCAGGCATGTTTCAGTAAAGGATAGTAGGCCACCTCCTCAGATTCCTTTGTGCTTCTCAGGTCTTGGAGAAGAATTTACATACGAGCAAGTGCTCCATGCCACAAATAACTTCAGCGAAACAAACCTCATCAAGCATGGTCACTCTGGAGACATATTCCGTGGAACATTAGAGGGTGGAAACCTAGTAGCCATAAAGAGAGTTgatttacaagttctcaagaaaGGGAGATGTACTTCGGAATTGGATCTTTTTGACAAGATAAATCACCCAAGGCTAGTCCAACTTATTGGTCATTGCTTAGagcttgaaaatgaaaagatcTTGGTTTACAAATATATGCCAAATGGAGACTTGTCCAATTCCTTTTACAGGGTTAACCATTTGGATGATGATTGTTTACAATCCTTGGATTGGATCACACGATTAAAAATTGCAATAGGAGCTGCTGAGGCTTTATCTTACTTGCACCATGAGTGTAATCCTCCACTTGTCCACAG AGATATTCAAGCAAGCAGCATCCTTCTTGATGATCAATATGATGTACGACTTGGAAGTTTAAGTGAGGTTTGTGCACAAGGAGTGGAGAACAGTCAGCAAAGGATTTCAAGAATGTTCTGGATGGCACA GACTCCTGATAAAGGACCTTCAG GACCATCTGCAAGTTGTGCTTATGATGTATATTGCTTTGGAAAGCTCTTACTTGGGCTTGTCTCGGGTAAGCTGGACATCTGCAATTTTGAAGATGAGGGCTCTACAAATGAGTGGTTGGAAAGCAATCTATCTTACATCAGTATACACGAAAAGGAACAGGTGGGTAAGATTATTGATCAGTCTCTTATCATAGATGATGATCTACTTGAAGAAGTGTGGGCTGTGGCGATAGTGGCCAAGTCATGCCTAAATCCCAAGCCTTCCAGACGTCCCCTGATGAGACACATCCTCAGAGCACTGGAAAATCCTTTCAAGATTGTCAGGgaagaaaatttcagctctgGAAGGCTAAGAACAACATCATCCAGAAGTTATTGGACCACTGCATTCTTCGGTAGTTGGCATCACAGCTCGTCTGAGAGTGCCAGTTTTCCAGGCCAAACAAGAAGAGAAGGTGCCAGTGATCTAAAACAGACAGGGAGAGCGGGGTCTCATGGAAGTGGCATGAATGAATACTCATCTTCACACAAAAGGTCCTCGAGCGAGATTTTCCCTGAGCCAGTGGATATTCAAGATCTAGAGAAGCAGGATGAGAACTAG